A region of Campylobacter sp. MIT 99-7217 DNA encodes the following proteins:
- a CDS encoding ABC transporter substrate-binding protein, translating into MRICKFLFICLAVFIGTQSFAAQKTLTDVLGREVKVNLPAKRIALGFYYTDFLAVGGVKALDNVVGFSKAVWTDWTPTSWEVYSKAVPKLTKLEDFGEAEVGTFSVEKVLSLKPDLLILAAWQWQILEFDLEPVIEANIPIIVLDYNREKVDLHVKSTELLGEITGEKARAKELANWYKGIADDVSKRIAKAKLPKPKIYIEFGNKGPKEAGITYGKDMWGSLIDLAGGENIAAPFVAQWSPINPEQVIVSKPEVIMIAGRETELKKNAEAMVMGINIDEKEAKKRLNAYKKRPAWNALPAIKNNRLYGIYMGASRTLADGAMVQFLAKAMYPDLFKDVDPLKTYIDFHKKYLPIVPQGSFIIQADK; encoded by the coding sequence ATGAGGATTTGCAAATTCTTATTTATTTGTCTAGCCGTTTTTATCGGTACTCAAAGTTTTGCAGCCCAAAAAACTTTAACCGATGTTTTGGGTAGAGAAGTTAAGGTCAATTTACCCGCAAAACGCATTGCATTAGGTTTTTACTACACAGATTTTTTAGCTGTTGGTGGGGTAAAGGCTTTGGATAATGTAGTGGGTTTTTCAAAGGCTGTTTGGACTGATTGGACTCCTACTAGCTGGGAAGTTTATAGCAAGGCTGTGCCGAAACTAACTAAACTTGAGGACTTTGGCGAGGCAGAAGTTGGAACTTTTTCTGTTGAAAAAGTGCTTTCTTTGAAGCCTGATTTGCTTATTTTAGCAGCTTGGCAATGGCAAATACTCGAGTTTGATCTTGAGCCTGTGATTGAGGCAAATATCCCTATCATCGTGCTTGATTATAACCGCGAAAAGGTAGATTTGCATGTTAAATCAACCGAGCTTTTAGGCGAGATCACCGGTGAAAAAGCAAGAGCAAAAGAGCTTGCAAACTGGTATAAAGGCATTGCTGATGATGTAAGCAAAAGAATCGCTAAGGCAAAATTACCAAAACCAAAAATTTATATCGAATTTGGCAACAAGGGTCCTAAAGAAGCAGGCATTACCTATGGTAAAGATATGTGGGGAAGTTTGATTGATTTAGCAGGTGGGGAAAATATAGCAGCTCCTTTTGTTGCCCAGTGGTCTCCTATCAATCCTGAGCAAGTCATAGTCTCAAAGCCTGAAGTTATCATGATAGCAGGACGCGAAACTGAACTAAAGAAAAATGCTGAAGCTATGGTTATGGGTATAAATATCGATGAAAAAGAGGCTAAAAAAAGGCTTAATGCTTACAAAAAACGCCCAGCTTGGAACGCCCTTCCTGCGATAAAAAATAACAGACTTTATGGAATTTATATGGGTGCTTCAAGGACTTTAGCAGATGGGGCTATGGTGCAGTTTTTAGCTAAGGCTATGTATCCTGATTTGTTCAAAGATGTAGATCCTTTGAAAACTTACATAGATTTTCATAAAAAATACCTCCCTATCGTTCCTCAAGGAAGTTTTATTATCCAGGCTGATAAATGA
- a CDS encoding ABC transporter substrate-binding protein — translation MIKIFKILFFLVAVFATFLNYSLAKEVVIKDLLNREVKINLPAKRIVIGFYYTDFLAVGGAKAFDNVVGFVKDAWAVYMPPSYERYSKIIPRLKDLGDVGDPQFGHFSLEKLISLKPDLVILADWQYEILKTELEKLQNLNIPVVVISYNQETLAQHTLSTQILGKLLNQEKRAEEIIAFYSSRLKAVQEKIAKAKLKKPRIYIEFGNKGPNELSFTFGKDMWGSLALLAGGDNIAAPFVDKWAVMNKEQVIASNPEVIIITGRETELKKNAEAMVMGIGIEKNEALKRLEGFKKRKGFENLDAVKNKRFYALYHRASTTMSDIASVEFIAKMLYPSLFKELDPIKTYEDFHKQFMPLMPEGTYILGGQ, via the coding sequence ATGATAAAAATTTTTAAAATTTTATTCTTTTTAGTGGCAGTTTTTGCCACTTTTTTAAACTATAGTTTAGCTAAGGAAGTGGTGATTAAAGATCTTTTAAATAGGGAAGTTAAGATAAATTTACCTGCAAAACGCATAGTTATAGGATTTTATTATACTGATTTTCTAGCTGTTGGTGGAGCAAAAGCCTTTGATAATGTTGTTGGCTTCGTAAAAGATGCATGGGCTGTTTATATGCCACCAAGTTATGAAAGGTATTCAAAAATTATTCCTCGTTTAAAAGATCTTGGCGATGTTGGCGATCCGCAATTTGGTCATTTTTCTCTTGAAAAACTTATCTCCTTAAAACCTGATCTTGTCATTTTGGCTGATTGGCAATATGAAATTTTAAAAACTGAACTTGAAAAACTTCAAAACCTAAATATTCCTGTTGTCGTTATTTCTTATAATCAAGAAACTCTCGCTCAACATACCCTAAGCACACAAATTTTAGGAAAACTTCTTAATCAAGAAAAAAGAGCTGAAGAAATTATTGCTTTTTATAGCTCGAGATTAAAAGCTGTGCAAGAAAAAATTGCCAAAGCCAAGCTTAAAAAGCCTCGAATTTATATCGAATTTGGCAATAAAGGACCTAATGAACTTAGTTTTACCTTTGGAAAGGATATGTGGGGAAGCTTGGCTTTGCTTGCAGGAGGGGATAATATAGCAGCCCCTTTTGTTGATAAATGGGCTGTTATGAATAAAGAACAAGTCATTGCCTCAAATCCTGAAGTTATCATCATAACAGGACGAGAAACTGAGCTAAAGAAAAATGCTGAAGCTATGGTCATGGGTATTGGCATAGAAAAAAATGAAGCCTTAAAAAGACTAGAGGGCTTTAAGAAAAGAAAAGGTTTTGAGAATTTAGACGCTGTAAAAAATAAACGCTTTTACGCACTTTATCACAGAGCCTCAACAACAATGAGTGATATTGCCTCTGTTGAATTTATCGCAAAAATGCTCTATCCCTCGCTTTTCAAAGAGCTTGATCCAATAAAAACTTATGAGGATTTTCATAAGCAATTTATGCCTTTAATGCCCGAGGGAACTTATATATTAGGTGGACAATGA
- a CDS encoding pseudoazurin produces MKKILCVVALSAAFCVNLFAKDYEVKMLDVNAEGTMVFEPGFLKIEPGDSVTFIPTHKTHWAKSVVIPAGASKFEGKLDEKFTTKFDVEGVYIYECPPHKIMNMIGIIQVGKPTNLDKVNAAVPKLEKRASENKGRLENYAKQIVK; encoded by the coding sequence ATGAAAAAAATTCTATGTGTTGTAGCCTTGAGTGCTGCTTTTTGTGTTAATCTTTTTGCTAAAGATTATGAAGTGAAAATGCTTGATGTAAATGCTGAGGGAACTATGGTTTTTGAACCGGGCTTTTTAAAAATCGAGCCAGGCGATAGCGTAACTTTTATCCCAACTCACAAAACACACTGGGCAAAAAGCGTTGTGATCCCTGCTGGAGCTTCTAAATTTGAGGGAAAACTTGATGAAAAATTCACGACTAAATTTGATGTTGAGGGCGTTTATATTTATGAGTGTCCGCCTCATAAAATCATGAATATGATAGGTATCATTCAAGTTGGCAAGCCTACAAATCTTGACAAAGTAAATGCAGCCGTTCCAAAGCTTGAAAAAAGAGCGTCTGAAAACAAAGGGCGTTTGGAAAATTATGCTAAGCAAATTGTCAAATAA
- a CDS encoding FecCD family ABC transporter permease: protein MNLDQNSEINKALKAHRKREFRRFIIIIAFLVVAFISLIFDIATGPSMLAPREVLDALLIPFGKIGVEATTEVIVWDLRLPIALMALVVGATLGVGGAEIQTLLNNPMASPYTLGLAAAAGFGASLVIAFGSAGIPLLYAVPVGAFVMTMLSASVLFGFAALRHFSSATLVLVGIALLFLFQSLLSLVQFLSSPEISQLILFWLFGSLQKANWTNLLFIFIVSSLCIVLLLKDSWKLTALRLGEARAKSMGVNLNFLRFKTLLIVSVMTATAISFVGVIGFIGLVAPHIARMLVGEDQRFFLPSAMFCGAAFLSVASVLSKVIIPGALFPVGIVTSFVGVPFFFWIILSRKKVC, encoded by the coding sequence ATGAATTTAGATCAAAATAGTGAAATTAATAAAGCCCTAAAAGCACACAGAAAGCGCGAATTTAGGCGTTTTATAATCATCATAGCTTTTTTGGTTGTCGCCTTTATCTCTTTAATCTTTGACATAGCCACAGGTCCTTCAATGCTAGCTCCAAGAGAAGTCCTAGACGCACTTTTAATCCCCTTTGGAAAAATAGGCGTTGAGGCTACAACAGAGGTCATCGTTTGGGACTTGCGTTTGCCAATAGCCTTAATGGCTCTTGTTGTGGGTGCTACGCTTGGAGTTGGCGGGGCTGAAATTCAAACCCTGCTTAACAACCCCATGGCAAGTCCTTACACCTTAGGACTTGCAGCAGCAGCTGGCTTTGGGGCTTCTTTGGTTATAGCCTTTGGAAGTGCTGGAATTCCTTTGCTTTATGCTGTTCCTGTGGGAGCTTTTGTGATGACTATGCTCAGTGCTAGCGTGCTTTTTGGCTTTGCAGCTCTTAGGCATTTTAGCTCGGCTACGCTTGTTTTGGTAGGAATCGCACTTTTATTTTTATTTCAAAGCTTGCTTTCTTTGGTGCAGTTTCTTTCAAGCCCTGAAATTTCACAGCTCATTTTGTTTTGGCTCTTTGGCTCTTTACAAAAGGCAAATTGGACAAATTTACTTTTTATCTTTATCGTTTCTTCACTTTGCATTGTCCTTTTGCTGAAGGATTCTTGGAAGCTTACGGCTTTAAGATTAGGAGAGGCTAGAGCAAAAAGTATGGGAGTAAATTTAAATTTTCTCCGCTTTAAAACCCTACTCATCGTTTCAGTGATGACAGCTACAGCCATTTCTTTTGTGGGCGTTATAGGCTTCATAGGGCTTGTTGCCCCACACATTGCTAGAATGCTTGTTGGCGAGGATCAACGCTTTTTCCTGCCCTCTGCTATGTTTTGCGGGGCAGCGTTTTTGTCCGTAGCCTCAGTACTTTCTAAGGTGATAATACCGGGTGCTTTGTTTCCTGTTGGTATTGTAACTTCTTTTGTGGGCGTGCCTTTTTTCTTTTGGATCATCTTATCAAGGAAAAAAGTATGCTAA
- the mraY gene encoding phospho-N-acetylmuramoyl-pentapeptide-transferase codes for MYYLSYFSDYAFFTYISVRSGFAFFIALCLSLFLMPKFITWAKAKNANQPIYEFAPSTHQSKGSTPTMGGVVFVFCTLTASLLSVKFDNLFVILALFCLVLFCAVGFIDDLGKIIKKDNHSGLSARAKMVFLILVSLICCVPLYLSGVLSSELFVPFYKHPLFDMGIFAIFFWVLVFIATSNAVNLTDGLDGLATVPSIFSLATLGIFLYLSGNINYSEYLFLPKIQGLGEVVIVCCALVGALMGFLWYNCYPAQVFMGDSGSLAIGGFIAYLGIISKNEILLLIIGFVFVLETISVILQVGSFKIFHKRVFKMAPIHHHFEKIGWVENKIIVRFWMIALLANLLALATIKLR; via the coding sequence TTGTATTATCTTTCTTATTTTAGTGATTATGCTTTTTTTACTTATATCAGTGTGCGTTCAGGTTTTGCGTTTTTTATCGCTCTTTGTCTTAGTCTTTTTTTAATGCCCAAATTCATCACTTGGGCTAAAGCAAAAAATGCCAATCAGCCCATATATGAGTTTGCTCCTAGCACGCATCAAAGCAAAGGCTCTACTCCGACAATGGGTGGCGTGGTCTTTGTTTTTTGTACCCTTACAGCAAGTCTTTTAAGTGTTAAATTTGACAATCTTTTTGTGATCTTAGCCTTATTTTGTTTAGTACTTTTTTGTGCGGTAGGTTTTATCGATGATTTGGGTAAGATCATCAAAAAGGACAATCACTCAGGGCTAAGTGCTCGTGCAAAAATGGTATTTTTGATCCTAGTAAGCCTTATTTGCTGTGTGCCTTTGTATTTAAGTGGGGTTTTAAGTTCAGAGCTTTTCGTACCTTTTTATAAACATCCTCTTTTTGATATGGGAATTTTTGCGATATTTTTTTGGGTGCTTGTTTTTATCGCCACTTCAAATGCTGTAAATTTAACCGACGGACTTGACGGACTTGCCACGGTGCCAAGCATTTTTTCGCTTGCTACTCTTGGGATTTTTCTTTATCTTAGTGGCAATATCAATTACAGCGAATACCTCTTTTTGCCAAAAATTCAAGGCTTAGGCGAGGTTGTCATCGTGTGCTGTGCTTTAGTTGGTGCTTTAATGGGCTTTTTGTGGTATAACTGCTATCCGGCACAAGTTTTTATGGGCGATAGTGGAAGCCTTGCTATAGGCGGATTTATCGCTTATCTTGGTATCATTTCAAAAAATGAAATTTTGCTTTTAATCATCGGTTTTGTTTTTGTGCTAGAAACGATATCTGTGATTTTACAAGTGGGAAGCTTTAAAATTTTTCATAAAAGAGTTTTTAAAATGGCGCCCATTCATCATCACTTTGAAAAAATAGGCTGGGTGGAAAATAAAATCATCGTTCGTTTTTGGATGATAGCACTTTTAGCAAATTTACTTGCTCTTGCGACGATAAAGCTAAGGTAA
- a CDS encoding ABC transporter ATP-binding protein: MLRLQNLSIHRGNLCVADEINAEFKEGKIYAVLGPNGAGKSSLLSAIFGDLHFKGKISFEDMELSLKNHYLWKKDFGFMPQDSGVDASLSALEVVLLGLMDSLGMYISDEQIQKALSLMQNLGILHLAHQDVMSLSGGQRQMVMFASVLIKTPKVLLLDEPVSALDLHHQCVLLECVKEHTKKEKLISIVILHDLSLAAQFADELLILEGAKIHAFGKAKDALSKDLIEKLYRIKSLIFYDDEKPVIVAKKALRN; the protein is encoded by the coding sequence ATGCTAAGGCTTCAAAATTTAAGCATTCACAGAGGAAATCTTTGTGTGGCTGATGAGATAAATGCTGAATTTAAAGAGGGTAAAATTTATGCCGTGCTTGGTCCAAATGGTGCTGGCAAAAGCTCCTTGCTTTCTGCTATCTTTGGGGATTTGCATTTTAAAGGGAAGATTTCTTTTGAAGATATGGAATTAAGCCTTAAAAATCACTATCTTTGGAAAAAAGACTTTGGTTTTATGCCTCAAGATAGCGGCGTTGATGCGAGTTTAAGTGCTTTAGAAGTTGTTTTGCTGGGGCTTATGGATTCTTTGGGTATGTATATTAGTGATGAGCAAATTCAAAAAGCCCTAAGTCTTATGCAAAATTTAGGTATCTTGCACCTTGCACACCAAGATGTGATGAGCCTAAGCGGTGGGCAAAGACAAATGGTGATGTTTGCTTCTGTGCTTATTAAAACTCCAAAGGTTTTGTTGCTTGATGAGCCTGTAAGTGCGCTTGATTTACACCATCAATGCGTGCTTTTAGAATGCGTCAAAGAACACACCAAAAAAGAAAAACTCATCAGCATAGTCATCTTGCACGATCTAAGCCTTGCAGCACAATTTGCTGATGAACTTCTTATTTTAGAAGGAGCTAAAATTCATGCTTTTGGTAAGGCAAAAGATGCTTTAAGCAAGGATTTGATCGAAAAACTTTACAGAATAAAAAGCCTCATTTTCTACGATGATGAAAAACCCGTCATCGTGGCAAAAAAGGCTTTAAGAAATTAA